In Cellulomonas sp. JZ18, the DNA window CGACCTCGACGAGCCGGAGGTGCGCGACGTCGAGGACGGTCCCGCCGCGCAGCCGCCGGTGACGGGGCCGCCCGCCGCGGTGCCGGTCACCCCGGAGCCGGTCCTGGCCGACGAGAGCGACGTCGTGACCCCCGTGCGGGGCGTCCCGGCGCTGCCGCAGCCGCGTTCCGCACCGTCCGGGGCCGTCCCGGCCGTGGCGGCCGGGGGCGCGCCCCGCCTCACCGCGCCCGTGTCGGCAGCCGAGGTGGCTCCCGCCGACGCCCCGGCCGCGGCACCGGCAGCCGCGTCGACCGCGACGGAGTCCTCGGACGGCACGGACCGTCCGGGCGTCCTCGTCGGTGCGCCCGACCCGACCGGGTCGGTGACCGCGGCCGCCGGTGCGGCGCTCGCGCTCGCGCTCGTGGTCGCCGGTGCGCCCGTCCTGCTCGTGCCGGCGCTGCTCGTGCTCGTGCTCGTGGCCGTCGTCGTGCCGCGCCGGCGCGGACGCGTCCTGCTGGTGGCCGTGCCGGGACTCGTGCTCCTCGCCCCGCTGCTCGTGGAGGCGGTCCGGCGCGGGCCCGCCGGCGTCCGCCTGCTGCTCGCCGAACCGGGCCCGGCCGTGGCCGTGGCGCCCGGTGACGCCGTCGCCCGCCTGCTGGGGCTGCCCGCCGACGCGACCGCGCTCGTCCCCGCCGCGCTCCCGGACGCCCTCGTGCCGTTCTGGCCGTTCCTGGGCGGCGCCGTGCTCGTCGCGCTCGCCCTGCTCGCGCTGTGGCGCGGCCGTCCGGTCGCGCGCGGCGTGCGCACGTGCTGGGCCGTCGCCGCGTGCGGTCTCGGTACCGCGACCGCGGTCGCGGCGCTGCCCGCGTCCGTCGGGCCCGAGGCCGTCGCGCCGGCGTGGACCGGACCGGCGGTCTCGCTCGCCGCGCTCGGGCTGCTGGGGGCCGCGGTGCTGGGCGCCGACCGTCTGCCGGAGCGGCTCGCGCGACACGCGTTCGGCTGGCGGCAGCCCGTGGTGGGCCTGCTCACCGCCGTGGCCGTCGTCGCCGCGCTCGCCGCGCCGGTGTCGTGGGCGTGGGCCGCGCGCACGCAGGACGCGGTGGCCCTGCGGGCGTCGGCGGCGCCCGTCGTGCCGGTCGTCGGGCAGCAGGGTGCGACGTCCCCGGCCGCGTCGCGCGTCCTGGCGCTGTCGCTGCTGCCCGGCGACGCCGCGGCCGGCACCGTCGCCTGGAGCCTGCTGCGCGCCGACGGCGAGCAGCTCGTCGACGTCGCCGCCGCGGTGGCGACCCGCCGCGCGGAGGGTGGGCTCGTGCACCCGGCGGCGGCCGCCACGGACGCCGCGGCCGAGGAGGTCGCGGCGGTGGCAGCCCGGCTCGCGGGTGGCACGGCCGACGACGTGGCCCCCGCGCTCGCCGCGCTGGGTGTGGCCGACGTGCTCGTCCCCGCGCCGCTCGGCGACGACCCGCGCGAGCGCGCCGCACGGGCGCGTCTGGTCGGGGCGCTGGACGCGACCGCGGGGCTCGAGCGCGTGACCCACGACGGCACGGGCACCCTGTGGCGCGTCCGCCCGGCCTCCGGCGACGTCGTCGCCGCATGGGCCCGGCTCGTGCCCGCCGGGGCGGACGTGTCGGCGCCGGGGACGAGCGCGAGCGCCGTCGCCGCCCGGGGCCGGACCGTCGCGACCGTCGTCCCGCCCGGGGACGAGGACCGGGTCCTCGTCCTCGCCGAGCGGGCGGACCCGGGCTGGCAGGCGTGGCTCGACGGGCGGCCGCTCGACCGGGCGGACGCCGGGTGGCGCCAGGCGTTCCGCGTCGGCGCCGACGGCGGGCGCCTCGAGGTGCGCTACGTCGCGCCGGCGCGCGGGGCGTGGCTCGCCGCGCTGGGCGCGACGACCCTGGTGACGGTGCTGCTGGCGCTGCCCCTGCGGCGGCGACGGGGGGTGCGGACGTGACGACGGACGGTACGGCGGCGGTCGCCGCGACCGGGAGCGGACCGCAGCCGGAGGCCACCCGGCCGGCCCGGCGGGGACGCGCGGCGCGCGTCGTCGGCGGCCTGGCGGTGCTGACCCTCGCGGCGGGTGCCGTCGCGGCGGGTGCGCAGCTGGGCGCGGCGGACGAGGTGCCGGTGGGCGCCGTCGAGGTGCAGGCACCGCCGGCGCCCACGACGCTCGGGTGCGTCGGCACGCTGCAGCCGCCCGACGAGCGCCGGCGCGGCGACGCCGCCTTCGACCCCTCGCCGGTCGCGCCGGTCACCGCGCTCGACGCCGTCGTGCCGACCGGTCCCGGGGCGGGTGCCCTGACCGTCCTCGGCGGGACGGGCGGCGAGGTCGAGCGCGCCGGCGCCGGTGGCGCTTCGCTGCGCGTCGAGGACGTCGAGGCCCCGCTGGTCGTGCGTGCCGCCCCGGCGGACGAGGCGCCCGTGGTCGCCGCCGCCACGACCTCCCTGGTGACCGCCGGTGACCTGCGCGGGCTGTCGGCCGCGTCGTGCGTCGCGCCCGGCGTCGACGACTGGCTCGTGGGCGGTGCGACGACGGTCGGCTCCTCCGCCGTCCTCGTGCTGAGCAACCCCGGCCTGACGACCGCCGAGGTGACCGCCGAGGTCTGGGGGCCGAACGGGCCCGTCGAGTCCGCGGCGGCCCGCCACGTCGTCGCCCCGGGGGCGACCCAGACGGTGGACCTCGGCGGGGCGGCGGCCGAGCAGCGCGCCCTCGTCGTGCACGTCACGACGACGGGCGGGCAGGTGGTCGCGCACCTGCAGGCCTCGGTCGTCGAGGGCTTCACGCCGGCGGGCACGGACCTGGTAGTGCCGGGTGCCGCGCCGGCGACCCGTCAGGTCGTGCCGGGCGTCGTCGTCGAGGAGTCCCAGGTGGGCGCCGAGGTCGGTCCCGCACTGCGGCTCCTCGCGCCCGGCGACGAGGCCACGACCGCGCGTGTGACGCTGCTGGGGGCCGACGGACCCGTCGAGCCGGCGGGCGTCGAGGAGGTCGAGCTCGCGGCCGGGACCGTGGTCGACGTGCCGCTGTCCGGCCTGGCCGCGGGTGCCTGGACCGTCGTCGTGGACGCGTCCGCGCCGGTGGTCGCCGCGGCCGTGGTCACCCGCACGGGCACCGCCGGCGAGCTCGACGACCGGCCGCGGGTCGAGCGCGCCTGGTCCGCGGCGTCGGCGGCGGCCCGCCACGGCGTCGTGGCGCTGCCGCGGGAGGCGGCGGCGCGGCTGGTCGTGGGCGCCGTCGCCGAGGGTGACGACGCGACGGCCACGGGGGAGGGGCGTGCACGGCTGCGCGTCCTCGACGAGGACGGCGGTGTCCTGTCGGAGCACGACGTGACGGTCGACGCGGGCACGACGGGTTCGTGGCCCGTCGCCGACCTCGCGGAGGGCGCCGCGGGCCTGGAGCTCGAGGTGCTGCCCGGCGCCCGGGTGGACTGGGCGGTCGAGCTGGAGGTCCTGCAGGAGGACGGCGCGCTGGTGTCGGTGCTCGCACCGGTGCCGGTCGTGGACGGCGACGGCGCCCTGCGGGTGCGCGAGGACGGGCGCGCGACCCGCGGCTGACGTGCCGGCCGGGACGGCAGCCGCGCGTGCGCGGTCGTCAGTGCCCGGTCGTCAGCGCGCGCTCGTCAGTGCCCGGTCGTCAGTGCCCGGAGCCGCCCACGGGTGCCGGGCGCGCCGCCGACCGCAGCTGCACCCGCTCACGCGTCGCGAGACCGGCGCCGATCGCGAGGCGCAGGGGCGCCTGCCACCAGTGGTGGTACCGCCGGTGCAGGTACTGGCGCGCGCTCGCGTGGTGCGCACGGATCATCGGCGCCGGCCGCTCGCGCCACGACGTGCCGCCCACGTGGGTGACCCGCACGTCCGGCACGTACAGGTTCTCCCAGCCGGCGCGCCCCAGCCGCTCGCCGAGGTCGACGTCCTCGAAGAACATGAAGTACGACTCGTCGAAGCCGCCCACCTGCTCGAACGCCTCGCGCCGCAGCACCAGGCACGCGCCCGACAGCCAACCCGCCTCGCGCAGGTAGCCGCCCACCGACTCCTGCCGGGCGTGGTAGGCGCGCGTCCACGGGTTGCCGGGCCAGACGCGCGCGAACACGGCGTGCCCGGCGCCCTGGCGCAGCGACGGCAGGGCGCGCGCGGACGGGTACATCGTGCCGTCGGTGTTGAGCAGCATCGGGCCGAGCGAGCCCGCGCGCGGCTGCTCGTCGCCCGCGTCGAGGAGCTGGTCGAGCGACCCCGGCGTCCACTCCAGGTCGGAGTTCGCCACGACCAGCCACGGCGTCGTCGCACCGCGCGCGCCCGCGTTCGCGCCGGCGCCGTAGCCGACGTTGGCGCCGGGGACGACGAGCCGTCCGCCGAACTCGTCGACGACGGCCTGCGCGACCGCGTGGTCGGTGCCGTTGTCGACGACGACGAGCTCGACGGGCTGCCGTGAGGCGGTCGCGAGCGTGCGGGCGAACGTGCGCAGCTCGTCCCCGGGGTGGAACACGACGCACACGACGCGGACGCGGGGCGTGGCCGGCCCGGGGGAGGGAGAGGGGGTGCTCATCGACGACCCAGCCTAGTGGCCGTCGTCGTACCCCGGGTCCACGTCCTCCGGTGCGCGTCCGAGCAGGTGCGCGACCTGCTCGACGACGACGTCGCGCACGAGGTCCGGCAGGTCGGTGGCGTCGTGCGCCCGCGCCTCGACGGGCCGGCGGTAGACGACGATGCGGTGGGGGAGCCCGGCGTCGGCGGGGAAGTACCGCCCGAGCGGCACGCCGCCGTGCTCCCAGGGCGCCGGGTCGGACGGAGGGACGTCCTCGACGGCGAACTCGACGCCGTCGAGCTGCCGCGCCCACCGGCGCTCGAGGTCCTCGACGGCGTCGAGCACGAGGTCGTCGAACCGCTCCGCGCGTGTGCGGTAGCCGGGGCTGGTCATCGGCAGCACGGGTCCCCGCAGGCCGCGGCCCCGGCGGTCGCGCCGGCGCCCTGCGCCGACGCGCGGGACGGGCGCGGGCACGGCCGCGCCCCGGCGGGCGGGCAGCGCGCGGTCGGCGCCGCCGGACGGTCCCGGCACGGGCCCGGTCGCGGGTCGGTGAGGGCCGGCGGGGCTCATCCGGCCACTGTACGACGGGGGACCGCAGCGGCGGCGCCGTGCACGACACGACGCCGCAGCGGCGCGGGCGCACCTGCTCGGCGCGCGCCGCGCGGTACCGTCTGCACCGTGAGATCCGTCCGGCAGTGCTCGCGCACGGCGTGCCCGCACGCTGCGGTCGCGACGCTCACCTACGTGTACGCCGACTCCACGGCCGTGCTGGGCCCGCTCGCGCAGCTCGCGGAGCCGCACTCGTACGACCTGTGCGTCGAGCACGCGGAGCGGCTGACCGCCCCCGCGGCTGGGAGGTCGTCCGGCTGCTCCCCGACCTGGAGGCCGCGGCGCCGAGCCACGACGACCTGCTCGCGCTGGCCGACGCCGTGCGCGAGGCCGGGCGGCGCCGGGCACCCGAGCCCGCCCAGCCCCTGGCGCCCGTGCCCGCACCGGCGCCGCCCGCCGCCGACGGCCGCCGCCGCGGGCACCTGCGCGTGGTGCCGGGCGACGCGCCGTGACGGGCCGCGGCCGCTCGCGCGGCACGCCGGCCGACGAGCCCCTCGGCTCGGTCACGCGTCCGCTCGTCGACGACTCCTCGGTGGTGCCCGCGTGCCACCGCTGCGGGTCGGCGGGGCTCACGCGCGTGCGGCTGGCGCTGCCCGACGGCCGGCCCGCCGTGTTCGCCTCGTGCGGCGCGTGCGAGAGCCGGGCCTGGTACGTCGTCGGCGGCGACGGCACGCCCCTGGGGCCGGACGGAACCCCGCGCGACGCCGTCTGACCCGCCCGGTCGCTAGGGTGGGGGACCGATCCCGCCACCCACCGAAGGACCCTCCGTGCCGACACCCGTCGACCTCTCCGCGCTCATCAAGGCCTACGACGTCCGGGGCACCTACCCGGACCAGCTGGACGGGGACGTCGCCCGCGCGATCGGCGCGGCGTTCGCCGACGTCGTGGTCCTGCCCGAGGCGCCGGCGGGGACACGGCCGCGGGCCGTGGTCGGCAACGACATGCGCCCGTCCGGGCCGGAGCTCGTCCGCGCGTTCGCCGAGGGTCTGACGACGCGGGGCGTCGACGTGCTGCTCATCGGCCTGTGCTCGACCGACGGCCTCTACCACGCGTCGGGCTCGCTGGGCGTGCCCGGGGCGATGTTCACCGCCAGCCACAACCCGGCGCAGTACAACGGCATCAAGCTGTGCCGCGCGGGTGCCCGGCCGGTGGGCCAGGACTCCGGCCTCGTGGACGTGCGCGAGCTCGCCGGCCGGTACCTCGCCGAGGGCGTCCCCGCCGCGGCGGACGGGGGCGCCGTGGACGAGCAGGACATGCTCGGCGCGTACGCGCGGTTCCTGCGCGGTCTCGTCGACCTGTCGGGCGTCCGACCGCTCAAGGTCGTCGTCGACGCCGGCAACGGCATGGGCGGTCACACGGTGCCCGCGGTCCTCGGCACGGCGGCCGGCCTGCCCGCGCTGCCGCTCGAGGTCGTCCCGCTCTACTTCGAGCTCGACGGCACGTTCCCCAACCACGAGGCGAACCCGCTCGAGCCGGAGAACCTGCGCGACCTGCAGGCCGCGGTCGTCGCGCACGGCGCGGACCTGGGCCTGGCGTTCGACGGCGACGCCGACCGGTGCTTCGTGGTCGACGAGAACGGCGACGCCGTCAGCCCGTCGGCGATCACGGCGCTCGTCGGGCTGCGGGAGGTCGAGCGCGAGCGCGCGGCCGGGCGCACCCCGACGGTGATCCACAACCTCATTACCTCCCGCGTCGTGCCCGACCTGCTCGAGGCCGCCGGTGCGCGCACCGTGCGCACGCGTGTGGGGCACTCGTTCATCAAGGCGCAGATGGCCGAGCACGACGCGGTCTTCGGCGGTGAGCACAGCGCCCACTACTACTTCCGGGACTTCTTCTTCGCCGACACCGGCATGCTCGCGGCGATGCACGTGCTCGCGGCGCTCGGCGGCCAGCCGCACCCGCTGTCGGCGCTCGCGGACCAGTACCAGCCGTACGTCGCGAGCGGCGAGATCAACTCGCGCGTGGACGACGTCGCGGCGGCTCGCGCACGCGTCGTGGAGGCG includes these proteins:
- a CDS encoding glycosyltransferase, encoding MTDTLSPVDVPTTAAVPVTTPVTAVVVTHGRTGYLRTTLRALAAQTRRPFRVLVVDVAEHADGDGPALGALLEDAFATTPAPVPRLSTVAAPRARSFGEAVSAGLATLADALDERPTPWLWLLHDDSAPAPAALAQLVKTVGHAPSVAVAGCKQRTWTEPERLLEVGLRTTRSGRRVTDVEQNELDQGQHDGRTDVLGVGLAGALVRRDVWDALGGTDPALGPFGDGLDLSRRARLAGHRVVVVPTAVVRHAQAAYHGLRPVRGSGPGDGAAAPGGDAREVDLDGDGEPDGADPNRSFAARRRALLHSRLVGCPLPLLPLVVLMALAAGALRALGQLAVKQPGLAVAEVRVALAAVLRPAAVVRARRRARASRVLPRRTLRPLQATWRDVWRQARDRRLARREARRVVRAPSELELRELAALASRRRVTLAVVTGALLLVTAVALGGLVGPVLSGAQLVGPALARATTGVADAWWAATSGWVAGGLGAPGPADPLLLALLPLAAVLDGDLGAAVAVVVLGGVLLSGLGAWAAAGAATRSTGVRAWAAVTWAAAPALLLAVGDGRVGAVLAHAALPWVALGLARAVGVQRVDQVLSGLATVRRDLDEPEVRDVEDGPAAQPPVTGPPAAVPVTPEPVLADESDVVTPVRGVPALPQPRSAPSGAVPAVAAGGAPRLTAPVSAAEVAPADAPAAAPAAASTATESSDGTDRPGVLVGAPDPTGSVTAAAGAALALALVVAGAPVLLVPALLVLVLVAVVVPRRRGRVLLVAVPGLVLLAPLLVEAVRRGPAGVRLLLAEPGPAVAVAPGDAVARLLGLPADATALVPAALPDALVPFWPFLGGAVLVALALLALWRGRPVARGVRTCWAVAACGLGTATAVAALPASVGPEAVAPAWTGPAVSLAALGLLGAAVLGADRLPERLARHAFGWRQPVVGLLTAVAVVAALAAPVSWAWAARTQDAVALRASAAPVVPVVGQQGATSPAASRVLALSLLPGDAAAGTVAWSLLRADGEQLVDVAAAVATRRAEGGLVHPAAAATDAAAEEVAAVAARLAGGTADDVAPALAALGVADVLVPAPLGDDPRERAARARLVGALDATAGLERVTHDGTGTLWRVRPASGDVVAAWARLVPAGADVSAPGTSASAVAARGRTVATVVPPGDEDRVLVLAERADPGWQAWLDGRPLDRADAGWRQAFRVGADGGRLEVRYVAPARGAWLAALGATTLVTVLLALPLRRRRGVRT
- a CDS encoding DUF5719 family protein, with the translated sequence MTTDGTAAVAATGSGPQPEATRPARRGRAARVVGGLAVLTLAAGAVAAGAQLGAADEVPVGAVEVQAPPAPTTLGCVGTLQPPDERRRGDAAFDPSPVAPVTALDAVVPTGPGAGALTVLGGTGGEVERAGAGGASLRVEDVEAPLVVRAAPADEAPVVAAATTSLVTAGDLRGLSAASCVAPGVDDWLVGGATTVGSSAVLVLSNPGLTTAEVTAEVWGPNGPVESAAARHVVAPGATQTVDLGGAAAEQRALVVHVTTTGGQVVAHLQASVVEGFTPAGTDLVVPGAAPATRQVVPGVVVEESQVGAEVGPALRLLAPGDEATTARVTLLGADGPVEPAGVEEVELAAGTVVDVPLSGLAAGAWTVVVDASAPVVAAAVVTRTGTAGELDDRPRVERAWSAASAAARHGVVALPREAAARLVVGAVAEGDDATATGEGRARLRVLDEDGGVLSEHDVTVDAGTTGSWPVADLAEGAAGLELEVLPGARVDWAVELEVLQEDGALVSVLAPVPVVDGDGALRVREDGRATRG
- a CDS encoding glycosyltransferase family 2 protein — its product is MSTPSPSPGPATPRVRVVCVVFHPGDELRTFARTLATASRQPVELVVVDNGTDHAVAQAVVDEFGGRLVVPGANVGYGAGANAGARGATTPWLVVANSDLEWTPGSLDQLLDAGDEQPRAGSLGPMLLNTDGTMYPSARALPSLRQGAGHAVFARVWPGNPWTRAYHARQESVGGYLREAGWLSGACLVLRREAFEQVGGFDESYFMFFEDVDLGERLGRAGWENLYVPDVRVTHVGGTSWRERPAPMIRAHHASARQYLHRRYHHWWQAPLRLAIGAGLATRERVQLRSAARPAPVGGSGH
- a CDS encoding metallopeptidase family protein, whose translation is MSPAGPHRPATGPVPGPSGGADRALPARRGAAVPAPVPRVGAGRRRDRRGRGLRGPVLPMTSPGYRTRAERFDDLVLDAVEDLERRWARQLDGVEFAVEDVPPSDPAPWEHGGVPLGRYFPADAGLPHRIVVYRRPVEARAHDATDLPDLVRDVVVEQVAHLLGRAPEDVDPGYDDGH
- a CDS encoding phosphomannomutase/phosphoglucomutase; this encodes MPTPVDLSALIKAYDVRGTYPDQLDGDVARAIGAAFADVVVLPEAPAGTRPRAVVGNDMRPSGPELVRAFAEGLTTRGVDVLLIGLCSTDGLYHASGSLGVPGAMFTASHNPAQYNGIKLCRAGARPVGQDSGLVDVRELAGRYLAEGVPAAADGGAVDEQDMLGAYARFLRGLVDLSGVRPLKVVVDAGNGMGGHTVPAVLGTAAGLPALPLEVVPLYFELDGTFPNHEANPLEPENLRDLQAAVVAHGADLGLAFDGDADRCFVVDENGDAVSPSAITALVGLREVERERAAGRTPTVIHNLITSRVVPDLLEAAGARTVRTRVGHSFIKAQMAEHDAVFGGEHSAHYYFRDFFFADTGMLAAMHVLAALGGQPHPLSALADQYQPYVASGEINSRVDDVAAARARVVEAYVTQQGGGPVDVDELDGLTVSHWGGHPQWWFNLRASNTEPLLRLNVEAADEDIMEKVRDDVLALVREEEVR